The following are encoded together in the Candidatus Omnitrophota bacterium genome:
- a CDS encoding HEPN domain-containing protein, producing MEKRTVSPEFGDCLKRNKIREFSQGKNLVDKELLAARTDLSEAKDTFQRDKFKWAIIQAYYSMFHSARALLYNQNYRERSHHCLIVALKSFYVEKGKLSVRFLEGLQKAKTLRENADYYDQWSQLGAKEMVALAGEFLNKAESIL from the coding sequence ATGGAGAAGAGAACAGTAAGTCCCGAATTTGGGGATTGTCTTAAGAGAAATAAAATAAGAGAGTTTTCTCAAGGAAAAAACTTGGTGGATAAAGAACTGCTTGCTGCTAGGACTGACCTTTCTGAGGCAAAAGATACCTTTCAAAGAGACAAGTTTAAGTGGGCGATTATTCAGGCATACTATTCTATGTTTCATTCTGCAAGAGCTCTCTTATATAACCAGAATTACCGAGAAAGAAGCCACCACTGTTTAATCGTTGCTTTAAAATCATTCTATGTGGAAAAAGGGAAACTCTCAGTGCGATTTCTTGAAGGACTTCAAAAAGCTAAGACGTTAAGAGAGAATGCTGATTATTATGACCAGTGGTCTCAACTTGGTGCAAAAGAAATGGTTGCTTTAGCCGGAGAGTTCTTAAATAAGGCCGAGTCTATATTGTAA
- a CDS encoding DUF4105 domain-containing protein, which produces MSTQAQASSLKEVLDKAERLNLASHPIWLKLLHYGRNGRQSVVLTDSFFLSPNGRSDPEAELIATINAYFTLWGENPNEHARCRFPARYYWLSHQLPLPNYNLRETHCQKLEKWALFDSVNSISVLLVSGYLGNPASTFGHAFLKFNTDSIDDQVGLFDLTLNYGAVVPENENTLLYVARGLFGGYKAGFSDKYFYTQDLVYSRTEFRDIWDYKLALTDYQRTLLILHIWEIAGNKFKYYFLDKNCVYRLAELLELVIEEDLLSNGRFWYLPVELFYHLKDVDKARRKSFGANLIQSVRFIPSTQRVLYHQLKLLTPDELKVFNAIIQAGGHSISSHLAKFTSDRQIIILDSLLAYQQYRLIAEEPNPSSERRKFKDQILLVRLQLPACSKPSLEIKELLSPADSTRPMEFGVSVASEDSGRPFLRLNWAPFKQEKVGKSSLEGNELVVFDLAVGFFGDEHKVFLDKLDLLRILNLNTLPVSVVDESQWSWQLRIGSNRIKDNEKYSYDGVVSFGLGRAKKWNEAITSCGMVDFAAHTISPLVRLRPHLGLKFDLREMQTWLYFGAESVNYDAEFREAWGGKLQYQLNDRYAVHVELSNENATRVSFGVSSYW; this is translated from the coding sequence TTGAGCACCCAAGCTCAAGCATCCTCTCTGAAAGAAGTTCTCGATAAAGCCGAACGACTCAATCTTGCAAGTCATCCCATCTGGCTCAAATTACTTCATTATGGACGTAATGGCAGGCAGAGTGTAGTTTTGACAGACAGTTTCTTTCTGTCTCCAAATGGCAGGAGTGATCCGGAAGCTGAATTGATAGCTACTATTAATGCCTATTTTACTCTTTGGGGTGAGAATCCTAATGAACACGCACGGTGCAGATTTCCTGCTCGTTACTATTGGCTTTCTCATCAGCTGCCTTTACCCAACTACAACTTAAGAGAGACACATTGTCAGAAACTTGAAAAATGGGCTTTATTCGACAGCGTAAACTCTATTAGCGTACTTTTAGTCAGCGGTTATTTGGGTAATCCGGCTTCAACCTTTGGACATGCGTTTCTTAAGTTCAATACAGACTCTATTGATGATCAGGTCGGATTGTTTGACTTGACGCTGAATTATGGAGCAGTGGTTCCGGAAAACGAAAACACATTACTCTATGTTGCGCGGGGGCTTTTTGGCGGATATAAGGCCGGGTTTTCCGATAAGTATTTTTACACGCAAGATCTTGTTTATTCGCGCACTGAGTTTCGTGATATTTGGGACTACAAGCTTGCATTGACAGATTACCAACGTACGTTATTGATCCTACATATCTGGGAAATCGCTGGCAATAAGTTCAAATACTATTTCTTAGATAAAAATTGTGTTTATAGACTTGCAGAGTTGCTGGAGTTGGTAATAGAAGAGGATTTGTTAAGCAATGGGCGATTTTGGTATCTTCCGGTAGAATTATTTTATCACTTAAAGGATGTTGATAAAGCTCGACGTAAGTCTTTTGGGGCAAACCTGATCCAATCTGTGCGTTTTATTCCATCAACTCAACGAGTACTCTATCATCAACTGAAGCTATTAACGCCAGATGAACTCAAGGTCTTTAATGCTATTATTCAGGCAGGGGGACATTCTATCTCAAGCCATCTGGCAAAGTTCACAAGTGACCGGCAAATTATAATTTTAGACAGCTTGCTTGCCTACCAGCAATATCGACTTATAGCTGAGGAGCCTAATCCAAGCAGCGAGAGACGAAAGTTTAAAGATCAGATTCTGCTGGTTCGCTTGCAGCTGCCCGCTTGCTCAAAACCATCGCTTGAAATTAAAGAATTGCTTTCACCCGCAGACAGTACACGCCCTATGGAGTTTGGTGTCAGTGTTGCTAGCGAAGACAGCGGGAGGCCTTTTTTACGTTTGAATTGGGCACCTTTTAAACAGGAAAAGGTTGGAAAGAGTAGCCTTGAAGGTAATGAGCTTGTTGTTTTTGATCTTGCTGTTGGGTTTTTTGGAGATGAACATAAGGTCTTTTTAGATAAGCTTGATTTACTGCGTATTCTAAATCTCAACACTTTACCTGTTTCGGTAGTGGATGAAAGTCAGTGGTCTTGGCAATTGCGAATCGGCAGTAACCGTATTAAGGATAATGAAAAATACAGTTATGATGGAGTTGTGAGTTTTGGCCTCGGTCGTGCGAAAAAATGGAATGAAGCGATTACGAGTTGTGGAATGGTTGATTTTGCAGCGCATACAATCTCCCCCCTTGTTCGATTACGCCCTCATTTAGGTTTGAAATTTGATTTGAGAGAGATGCAGACATGGTTATATTTTGGAGCAGAATCTGTCAATTATGATGCTGAATTTAGAGAGGCTTGGGGAGGAAAATTGCAGTATCAGTTGAATGATCGATATGCTGTTCACGTCGAACTTTCCAACGAAAATGCTACGCGTGTATCTTTCGGAGTGAGTTCTTATTGGTAA
- a CDS encoding tail fiber domain-containing protein has product MRNRPLIFVYRAISSKRYKNNIQNLIVDTDAVLKLNPVKFNWKSTGKAGVGLIAEDVNEIIPDLVIYNKEGMPESVRYDKVAIYLLEVVKELKAGNDELQKRVEVLEGELQG; this is encoded by the coding sequence TTGAGGAACCGTCCCCTTATTTTTGTTTATAGGGCTATTTCTAGTAAGAGATATAAAAATAACATTCAAAACCTAATAGTTGATACTGATGCGGTTCTTAAATTAAATCCAGTAAAATTCAACTGGAAATCAACAGGAAAAGCAGGAGTTGGTCTAATTGCGGAAGATGTTAACGAAATAATTCCTGATTTGGTAATTTATAACAAGGAAGGTATGCCAGAATCGGTTAGATATGATAAAGTCGCAATTTACTTACTAGAAGTAGTTAAAGAATTAAAAGCGGGAAATGATGAGCTACAAAAGCGAGTTGAAGTCTTGGAGGGCGAACTCCAAGGTTAA
- a CDS encoding tail fiber domain-containing protein, which translates to MFKNKVLLLVIVMLLAFFFHSASSFAATEQLSITTYYPAPHGVYKELTLYPNDDFATGAACAANEEGTLRYYNTGDQILVCDGATFTWQPLTGLWTQNGTDIHPNDLTWQVGIGTNTPEFKLDLNNDGGIIARGTMNSGNVLITSGAGTRLIWYPRKAAFRAGAINAAFPNQWDDANIGDYSVAFGLNSEASGDWSTVSGGSLCVASGDFSTVAGGGAGNTASANTSTISGGSLNTASGQGSVVAGGFSNTASGTNSMIVGGSFNEAAGDHSFAAGENMQLTTAADRTFAWGHSNVVETIATPDAFLIFPKGSAGSVGVRTDAPTEALDVNGNLKIRAPIDGDMQNLSADASGVVYRAVSSKRYKENIQNLIVNTDTVLKLNPVKFNWKSTEKAGIGLIAEDVDEIIPDLVVYNKEGMPESVRYDKVAIYLLEVVKELKAENDELKDRVKALESKI; encoded by the coding sequence ATGTTTAAAAATAAAGTTTTACTTTTAGTCATTGTTATGCTTTTGGCATTCTTTTTTCACAGTGCAAGCTCTTTTGCTGCTACTGAACAACTTTCTATTACCACCTATTACCCTGCACCCCACGGGGTGTATAAGGAACTAACGCTTTATCCTAATGATGATTTTGCCACTGGTGCTGCCTGTGCAGCAAATGAAGAAGGAACCTTACGTTACTATAACACAGGGGATCAGATACTTGTTTGCGACGGAGCTACTTTTACCTGGCAACCTTTAACCGGGCTTTGGACGCAAAATGGAACAGATATTCATCCAAATGATCTTACTTGGCAGGTTGGCATTGGCACTAATACTCCTGAATTCAAGCTTGATCTGAATAATGATGGCGGGATAATCGCTAGGGGAACTATGAACAGCGGCAATGTGCTTATTACATCTGGAGCAGGTACAAGGCTTATCTGGTATCCTAGAAAAGCAGCCTTCCGTGCAGGAGCAATAAATGCAGCATTTCCAAATCAGTGGGATGATGCCAATATAGGAGATTATTCTGTTGCCTTTGGTCTTAACTCTGAAGCAAGCGGCGACTGGTCAACAGTCTCGGGCGGAAGCCTCTGCGTTGCAAGCGGTGATTTTTCTACTGTTGCTGGTGGCGGTGCCGGAAACACAGCATCAGCCAACACGTCCACTATTTCAGGCGGTAGTTTAAATACAGCATCAGGTCAAGGTTCTGTTGTAGCAGGTGGTTTCTCAAATACTGCATCAGGAACAAATTCCATGATAGTAGGCGGCTCATTTAACGAAGCTGCAGGCGATCATTCCTTTGCAGCAGGAGAGAATATGCAATTGACTACTGCTGCTGATCGGACATTTGCATGGGGTCATTCAAATGTTGTAGAAACTATAGCTACCCCTGACGCATTTTTAATATTTCCAAAAGGTAGCGCCGGTAGTGTTGGCGTTAGGACTGATGCTCCAACTGAAGCTTTGGATGTTAATGGAAATCTAAAAATCCGCGCACCTATAGACGGCGATATGCAAAATCTAAGTGCGGATGCAAGCGGAGTTGTTTATAGGGCTGTTTCTAGTAAGAGGTATAAAGAAAATATTCAAAACCTAATAGTCAATACTGATACGGTTCTTAAATTAAATCCAGTAAAATTCAACTGGAAATCAACGGAAAAAGCTGGAATTGGTCTAATTGCGGAAGATGTTGACGAGATAATTCCTGATCTGGTAGTTTATAACAAGGAAGGTATGCCGGAATCGGTTAGATATGATAAAGTTGCGATTTATTTACTGGAGGTTGTTAAGGAGTTAAAGGCGGAAAATGACGAGCTTAAAGATAGAGTCAAAGCGCTAGAGAGTAAAATTTAA
- a CDS encoding RHS repeat-associated core domain-containing protein: MGSQRIASVKSVDNGPWTAQYYHSDHLGSSNIITDEQGNQIALYEYTPYGELATTQQTGGSTNYLFTGKELDASTGLYFYGARYYDAEIGRFITPDTIVQAPSDPQSLNRYAYCRNNPVKYVDPSGHGWFSKFFAKNAGVIGLLFGFTGLVIGSIITGNWEPTKNIAISTGSAFLFSGFNPVAAAGAFIASSILETQPGREYVQWQGEQVFDDVFGMRPKAAYMWSYIATDIALTLTFEAMVASLVAEPVAGQRPYDPSNKTDKALTDNPKGYDPYGRMPGRNAHPDGKFTNKELTTLYDKNGNSLAVVGKAPKSGGLTRLGLESRHTGAITRDFPNSGILKKFPEWGYATVFGTCHQATNATFLASGISDTVLSLYSHWSIFTSTVIYGNYGGGLMRSMATGIQANQNYTGD, from the coding sequence ATGGGTTCCCAGAGGATTGCCTCGGTTAAGTCTGTGGATAACGGCCCTTGGACAGCCCAGTATTATCATTCAGACCATTTAGGCTCAAGCAATATCATCACAGATGAACAAGGCAACCAAATAGCCCTATATGAATACACTCCTTATGGAGAACTTGCCACAACTCAACAAACAGGCGGCTCAACTAACTACCTCTTCACTGGCAAAGAACTCGACGCCTCAACCGGGCTGTATTTCTACGGGGCGAGGTACTACGATGCTGAAATTGGCAGATTCATTACTCCTGACACAATAGTCCAGGCACCGTCTGATCCTCAATCCCTCAACCGCTACGCATATTGTCGAAATAACCCCGTTAAATACGTTGACCCAAGCGGTCATGGTTGGTTTAGTAAATTCTTTGCGAAAAATGCAGGCGTAATAGGTCTTCTGTTCGGATTTACTGGTTTGGTTATTGGGAGTATAATCACAGGTAATTGGGAGCCTACCAAAAATATAGCAATATCTACTGGATCTGCCTTTCTTTTTTCTGGGTTTAATCCTGTTGCTGCAGCTGGTGCTTTCATTGCCTCTTCCATATTAGAAACTCAACCTGGTAGAGAGTACGTCCAATGGCAAGGAGAACAAGTTTTTGATGATGTTTTTGGCATGCGTCCAAAAGCTGCCTATATGTGGTCGTATATTGCCACAGATATTGCTCTAACTTTAACATTTGAAGCAATGGTTGCTAGTTTGGTAGCTGAACCTGTTGCAGGACAAAGACCATATGATCCTAGCAACAAAACTGATAAAGCATTAACTGATAATCCTAAAGGATACGATCCATACGGAAGAATGCCGGGAAGAAATGCTCACCCTGACGGGAAATTTACAAATAAAGAGTTAACTACTTTATATGATAAAAATGGAAATTCTTTAGCAGTAGTTGGTAAAGCACCAAAATCAGGTGGGTTAACTAGATTAGGGTTAGAGTCACGTCACACTGGGGCTATCACGCGCGATTTTCCGAATTCGGGAATACTAAAAAAATTTCCTGAATGGGGTTATGCAACGGTATTTGGTACTTGTCATCAAGCGACTAATGCTACTTTTCTTGCTAGCGGTATAAGTGATACTGTGTTAAGTTTATACTCTCACTGGTCAATATTTACTTCTACTGTGATATACGGCAACTACGGCGGAGGATTAATGCGCTCAATGGCTACTGGAATTCAAGCAAATCAGAATTACACGGGAGATTAA
- a CDS encoding nucleotidyltransferase domain-containing protein has product MDNAKSILVATNSQKVLEFFLDHPGRELTEKETQNSVKVSKSGTNYALRELAKANFLLRDKKGKMSFYSLNYKNPAIKQLKVLKIIMFIQPIIKKLAVSSSQITLFGSSARGEDISDSDIDLFVISNSKKQELERVIEKIRLKRKIQLIVETELFHTELKVKSPDFYEQVQRGIVLWRREQ; this is encoded by the coding sequence ATGGACAACGCAAAATCTATTTTAGTGGCTACAAATTCACAAAAGGTCTTAGAATTCTTCTTGGATCACCCGGGGAGAGAACTTACCGAGAAAGAAACACAAAATTCTGTTAAGGTAAGTAAATCCGGAACCAACTATGCTTTACGGGAACTTGCAAAGGCAAATTTTCTGCTTAGGGATAAGAAGGGTAAGATGTCCTTTTATTCTTTAAATTACAAAAATCCCGCCATAAAACAACTAAAGGTATTAAAAATAATAATGTTTATACAGCCTATCATTAAGAAGTTAGCTGTGTCTTCCTCGCAAATAACTCTTTTCGGCAGCTCTGCGAGGGGAGAGGATATTTCAGATAGCGATATCGATTTATTCGTTATCAGTAATAGCAAAAAGCAGGAACTAGAGAGGGTAATTGAGAAAATTAGACTAAAAAGGAAAATACAGCTAATCGTAGAGACAGAATTATTCCATACAGAGCTAAAGGTTAAATCGCCTGATTTTTATGAACAGGTTCAGCGAGGCATTGTATTATGGAGAAGAGAACAGTAA
- a CDS encoding DUF3015 domain-containing protein, producing MLRAIKISALAVLVLVAFSQPCMAREFADIYTECGIGAMIAPRNEAVAAVTNVTWDLGTTAISSNISCPDTCAGGQEKVASFIYDSYEALERDLASGSGEYLDALMVLAGYDSQAEQKVTEALRNAFAKLVADSSYTDKSRFEKAQALYNLVYKHIDSIS from the coding sequence ATGCTAAGGGCGATTAAGATTTCTGCATTGGCTGTTTTGGTCCTCGTGGCATTTTCTCAACCCTGTATGGCGCGAGAATTTGCTGATATTTATACTGAATGTGGTATTGGAGCAATGATTGCGCCAAGAAATGAAGCTGTTGCAGCAGTTACTAATGTTACATGGGACTTAGGGACAACGGCAATCAGCTCAAATATCTCTTGTCCAGATACTTGCGCTGGCGGACAAGAAAAAGTAGCCTCATTTATTTATGACTCCTATGAAGCTTTAGAAAGAGATTTGGCTAGTGGTTCAGGGGAATATCTTGATGCATTAATGGTTTTAGCCGGATATGATTCTCAAGCTGAACAGAAAGTCACAGAGGCGTTACGTAATGCTTTTGCCAAACTTGTTGCAGATTCAAGTTATACTGATAAAAGCCGTTTTGAAAAAGCGCAAGCCTTATATAACTTAGTCTACAAACATATAGACAGCATCTCTTAG
- a CDS encoding transposase → MPRKARIIPEVGFLHVMCRGNNKRKVFRTSTDKRRYCSLLREFKQEENIRIHHYCLMSNHLHLMDSIDQQSNLSRFMKRVNL, encoded by the coding sequence ATGCCAAGAAAGGCAAGAATTATCCCAGAAGTTGGTTTTCTACATGTTATGTGCAGAGGAAACAATAAAAGAAAAGTCTTTCGTACCTCTACAGATAAGCGGCGATATTGTTCTTTGTTAAGGGAATTTAAACAAGAAGAAAATATAAGAATTCATCACTATTGCTTAATGAGTAATCACCTTCATTTGATGGACTCAATAGATCAACAGAGCAATCTTTCTCGATTTATGAAACGAGTAAATTTGTAG
- a CDS encoding NAD(P)H-hydrate epimerase yields the protein MSFAFSLIRVDISLDKPMVLMNIIVSEEINIKNKITRETMKRKYCTAKEMQIIDKKAQEVYGIPSIVLMENAGISSAEVALKMLGRGRKALCICGKGNNAGDGFVCARHLINKGVNVAIFLLASPKHLKFDARINFNILKKLTKNIYFINKSSKLLKSKLKTASLIIDAIFGIGLTGQIKKPYASIINLINSYNKKILALDVPSGLNATRGEILGTCIKATETITFALAKSGMIKNNGPSYCGKVHVADISIPKALLK from the coding sequence ATGTCTTTTGCGTTTTCTCTAATTAGAGTTGATATTTCACTTGACAAACCAATGGTTTTGATGAATATTATTGTAAGCGAAGAAATAAACATAAAAAATAAAATCACCAGAGAAACTATGAAAAGAAAATATTGCACAGCCAAAGAAATGCAAATTATTGATAAAAAGGCGCAGGAAGTTTATGGCATTCCTTCTATTGTGCTTATGGAAAATGCCGGTATTTCAAGCGCAGAAGTAGCCTTAAAGATGCTAGGTAGAGGGAGGAAGGCGCTTTGTATTTGCGGCAAGGGCAATAATGCCGGAGATGGTTTTGTATGCGCAAGGCATTTGATAAATAAAGGTGTAAATGTTGCCATATTCTTACTCGCAAGTCCTAAGCATCTAAAGTTTGACGCACGAATTAATTTTAATATTCTAAAGAAGTTAACCAAAAATATTTATTTCATAAATAAAAGCTCCAAGTTATTGAAAAGTAAATTAAAAACAGCAAGTCTTATTATTGACGCAATTTTTGGAATTGGCCTAACTGGACAAATCAAAAAACCTTATGCGAGTATTATTAACTTGATAAACAGCTATAATAAAAAAATCCTTGCTCTAGATGTACCTTCAGGACTTAATGCCACTAGAGGAGAGATTTTAGGCACTTGCATAAAGGCAACAGAGACTATTACATTTGCCTTAGCTAAATCCGGGATGATTAAGAATAATGGACCTAGTTATTGTGGCAAAGTACATGTTGCTGATATATCAATACCTAAAGCCTTACTCAAATAA